The Paenibacillus sp. FSL R7-0204 genome includes a region encoding these proteins:
- the nirD gene encoding nitrite reductase small subunit NirD, which produces MERSNRECTIGTVEDFMLQIGRVVHAGEVELAIFRTSDGAVYAVRNHSPHPKGGPLAEGIVSGYYLYDPLHDWKIDLRTGEVQAPDRGQAEVYPVTVEGGVVKVTLPAAVTTLN; this is translated from the coding sequence ATGGAACGGAGCAATCGGGAATGTACGATAGGTACAGTGGAAGATTTCATGCTGCAGATCGGCCGGGTAGTTCATGCAGGAGAGGTTGAATTAGCGATATTCCGCACATCGGACGGCGCAGTTTATGCGGTCCGCAACCACAGTCCCCACCCGAAGGGCGGTCCGCTCGCGGAAGGAATCGTATCAGGCTATTATTTATATGATCCGTTGCATGACTGGAAGATCGACCTTCGCACCGGAGAGGTTCAGGCACCGGACCGGGGGCAGGCAGAAGTCTATCCAGTTACCGTAGAGGGCGGAGTTGTTAAGGTCACTCTGCCTGCGGCAGTAACAACCCTAAATTAA
- a CDS encoding helix-turn-helix transcriptional regulator: protein MGKNLRLKASRAAKDMSQKQLADAVGVTRQTIIAIENGDYNPTLRLCIDICVTLGKTLDQLFWEGTKDEQNEPG, encoded by the coding sequence ATGGGGAAAAACTTAAGGCTCAAAGCCTCCAGAGCGGCAAAAGACATGTCGCAAAAACAGCTCGCAGATGCCGTGGGGGTCACAAGGCAGACGATTATCGCGATTGAGAACGGTGATTACAACCCCACCCTGAGGCTGTGCATTGACATTTGTGTAACACTTGGGAAGACGCTGGATCAACTATTTTGGGAGGGAACGAAGGATGAGCAGAACGAACCTGGATGA
- a CDS encoding DUF6773 family protein produces the protein MSRTNLDERQLQKRHKAGNQAFLLMAFLLLADMGLQNYGMKWLEYPLSNYTIFMLGVGSYLVRLIWSGSYVGPGSGQSGAIGRSIGGAILAIVVAACILIVTFVNPTAAQSAADSGANGKVILIISVTAGLVILSTVYLIRRRNNRAE, from the coding sequence ATGAGCAGAACGAACCTGGATGAGAGACAACTGCAGAAGCGGCACAAGGCGGGGAATCAGGCATTTCTTTTGATGGCATTCTTATTGTTGGCAGACATGGGACTGCAAAACTATGGAATGAAGTGGCTGGAGTATCCGCTTAGCAATTACACGATTTTCATGCTGGGTGTGGGTTCCTATCTGGTACGGCTAATCTGGAGCGGTTCATATGTGGGACCGGGCAGCGGGCAGAGCGGAGCGATAGGGAGAAGCATTGGGGGTGCAATTCTGGCCATAGTGGTGGCGGCCTGTATCCTTATCGTTACCTTCGTGAATCCAACCGCCGCCCAATCAGCAGCTGACAGCGGTGCGAACGGGAAGGTGATTCTGATCATTTCTGTTACGGCAGGACTGGTCATCTTAAGCACCGTGTACTTGATCCGGCGGAGGAATAACCGGGCGGAGTAG
- the ric gene encoding iron-sulfur cluster repair di-iron protein encodes MHPGFTPEAMVRDIVLQFPKAADYFKAQRIDFCCGGAKPLAEAAAEKGLDPAAMVQELNKLQEQHPVLEEDTAWNEASSEELVDYIVNKHHRYLREELPLISQNVTKVFRVHGEDSPHLGEMHRLFNMLREELLQHTAKEEESEFPKMLAYTQNPTEEGFAELRGLLHNLEAEHDGAGEILRELRRVTNDYTPPAHACTTYRLTYARLEELEGMTFEHVHLENNILFLRYQ; translated from the coding sequence ATTCATCCCGGGTTCACCCCGGAAGCAATGGTCAGAGATATTGTTCTGCAATTCCCCAAAGCAGCAGATTATTTCAAAGCACAGCGGATCGATTTCTGCTGCGGAGGCGCAAAGCCGCTGGCTGAAGCCGCTGCCGAGAAGGGTCTTGACCCGGCAGCAATGGTGCAGGAGCTGAACAAGCTGCAAGAGCAGCATCCGGTGCTGGAAGAGGATACCGCCTGGAACGAGGCTTCGTCAGAGGAGCTGGTGGATTATATTGTGAACAAGCATCACCGTTACCTGCGTGAAGAGCTTCCGCTAATCAGTCAAAATGTAACCAAGGTGTTCCGCGTTCACGGTGAGGATTCACCGCACCTCGGAGAGATGCACCGTCTGTTCAATATGTTGCGTGAAGAGCTGCTGCAGCATACGGCGAAGGAAGAAGAGAGTGAATTCCCTAAGATGCTGGCCTACACTCAGAACCCGACCGAAGAAGGATTTGCTGAGCTGCGCGGACTGCTGCATAATCTGGAAGCCGAGCATGACGGGGCCGGAGAGATCCTGCGCGAGCTGCGCAGAGTTACTAATGACTACACACCGCCCGCACATGCCTGCACGACTTATCGCCTGACCTATGCCCGTCTTGAAGAACTGGAAGGCATGACGTTCGAGCACGTGCATCTGGAGAACAACATTCTGTTCCTGCGTTATCAATAG
- a CDS encoding Crp/Fnr family transcriptional regulator, producing MIKEHYNVIEARGNTNCFSEQNFNRLLVTMKERVVPEGSHLFWEGDFSDKLFYIKRGRVKLTKSTDEGKELILYMYQAGDMVGQADPFFSTKHSFTAEVIEESEVGVIEQKDLEILICQHCDFAIDFMKWMGIHHRLTQTKFRDLMMYGKPGALCSTLIRLGNTYGEKTGDSILINKKITHTDLSNMIGATRESVNRMLSDLRKKDAVEYENGMIVIKDLAMLQEICHCELCPNEICRI from the coding sequence ATGATAAAGGAACATTATAATGTTATCGAAGCCCGCGGCAATACAAACTGTTTCTCCGAGCAGAATTTTAACCGCCTGTTGGTCACGATGAAGGAACGTGTTGTCCCTGAAGGATCACACCTGTTCTGGGAAGGCGATTTCTCGGATAAACTGTTTTATATCAAGCGCGGACGTGTGAAATTAACCAAATCTACAGACGAAGGCAAAGAACTGATTCTCTATATGTATCAGGCCGGCGACATGGTAGGTCAGGCTGACCCGTTCTTCAGCACGAAGCACAGCTTCACGGCCGAGGTCATTGAAGAGAGTGAAGTTGGCGTGATCGAGCAGAAGGATCTGGAGATTCTGATCTGCCAGCACTGTGACTTCGCTATCGACTTCATGAAGTGGATGGGCATTCATCACCGTCTCACACAGACGAAATTCCGCGATCTGATGATGTACGGTAAACCGGGCGCACTCTGCTCCACACTGATCCGTCTTGGCAACACTTATGGTGAGAAGACTGGAGACAGCATTCTGATCAACAAAAAAATCACGCATACAGATCTGTCCAACATGATTGGCGCTACCCGTGAGAGCGTTAACCGGATGCTAAGTGATCTGCGCAAAAAAGATGCAGTGGAGTATGAGAATGGTATGATTGTCATCAAGGATCTGGCGATGCTTCAGGAAATCTGCCACTGCGAATTATGTCCCAATGAAATTTGCCGAATATAA
- a CDS encoding NUDIX hydrolase, whose amino-acid sequence MASFNHFGVYGICQRDGRLLVIHKGRGPYSGRYDLPGGRLETGEALVDGLIREFIEETGYTVKVQQNLGTIDFFIRHNEDHFTQMHHLAALYQVELTGEEGPVAISMFEEQDSCGAEWVDITRITLDSASPLAVYAAKFLRGEELPVTPEYYDDWEVKGT is encoded by the coding sequence ATGGCAAGCTTTAACCATTTTGGCGTATATGGAATTTGTCAGCGTGACGGCAGGCTGCTGGTGATCCATAAAGGAAGAGGCCCGTATAGCGGAAGATACGATCTGCCGGGGGGAAGACTGGAGACTGGTGAAGCACTGGTTGACGGCTTGATCAGAGAGTTTATTGAAGAGACTGGTTATACAGTAAAGGTGCAACAAAACTTGGGTACCATCGATTTCTTTATCCGGCATAACGAAGATCACTTTACGCAAATGCATCATTTGGCAGCCTTGTATCAGGTTGAATTGACCGGGGAAGAAGGTCCTGTTGCCATTTCAATGTTCGAAGAACAGGATTCCTGCGGGGCGGAGTGGGTGGATATCACTAGAATAACACTCGATTCAGCTTCTCCGCTAGCCGTATATGCTGCAAAGTTCCTAAGGGGTGAGGAGCTGCCTGTAACACCAGAATATTATGATGATTGGGAAGTAAAAGGCACATAG
- a CDS encoding formate/nitrite transporter family protein — protein MFTQSVENIVETAVGKRDKMNESLPKYFLAALLAGAYVGIGIILIFSLGAPLAAIKSPFQPLIMGASFGIALTLVVFAGSELFTGNNMFFTVSTLAGRTTVWDTVKNWVLVFLGNVAGAVVLALLIQGSGLFKAAPAEHLIFAAAAKKMSLPFSELFFRGILCNWLVCLALWMSSRAKSEAAKLVLIWWCLFAFIASGYEHSVANMTLLSVAVLLPNHPETVSIAGWFHNMIPVTLGNIIGGGVFVGMAYWLISPVRTPRKVSAPPQTKKAS, from the coding sequence ATGTTTACGCAGAGCGTAGAGAATATCGTTGAGACAGCCGTAGGGAAACGCGACAAAATGAATGAGAGCCTGCCCAAATATTTTTTGGCGGCCCTCCTGGCAGGAGCATATGTGGGTATTGGTATTATTCTGATCTTCTCACTGGGGGCACCGCTGGCGGCGATTAAGTCACCGTTCCAGCCGCTGATTATGGGAGCATCCTTCGGGATTGCCTTGACCTTGGTTGTATTCGCAGGCTCAGAGCTGTTTACAGGTAATAATATGTTCTTCACAGTGAGCACGCTTGCCGGGAGAACTACAGTCTGGGACACGGTGAAGAACTGGGTCCTGGTATTCCTCGGCAATGTGGCCGGTGCTGTGGTGCTGGCGCTGCTGATTCAGGGATCGGGCCTCTTCAAGGCAGCACCTGCCGAGCATCTGATCTTTGCAGCTGCCGCCAAAAAAATGAGCCTGCCGTTCTCAGAGCTGTTCTTCCGCGGCATCCTCTGTAACTGGCTGGTCTGCCTGGCACTATGGATGTCCTCCCGCGCCAAGAGTGAAGCGGCGAAGCTGGTCCTGATCTGGTGGTGTCTGTTCGCCTTCATCGCGAGCGGTTATGAACACAGTGTAGCGAACATGACGCTGCTCAGCGTAGCCGTGCTGCTGCCGAATCATCCAGAGACAGTGAGCATCGCCGGCTGGTTCCACAATATGATTCCCGTTACACTCGGCAACATCATCGGCGGCGGTGTCTTTGTCGGAATGGCTTACTGGCTAATCTCACCAGTGCGTACTCCGCGTAAAGTATCTGCTCCTCCTCAGACTAAGAAAGCAAGTTAG
- a CDS encoding glycoside hydrolase family 65 protein → MAKVADPYLKVDPWAIIEEGFDPERNRTSESIFSLGNEYMGVRGYADEGYSGDSLPGSYFNGLNEQMKVGNHYKGIIRSLRYMVNAVDWLHTRISVDGEPLDLAHSRIEAYTRRLDFRTGTYTREFIWLLADGKKLKLCFTRLVSMTLSHLGMQQITFTPLNFSGKVDIRTGLDFGMIHEEHGQSMWKEQQRGGEGAVTAIMASTLTTGNQLFSGFVLKSSQALLHTELVEEDGYTGRQFSLNLSEGEQASFTKLVVNVTGSGAAHTADGLWAEGMELAAAADRLAEEEVLADQAAYWSSIWATSDIRIEGDPENQQGIRFCIFQLYQTYHGDHPGYNIGAKGLTGEAYRGLAFWDTESYCLPFYLFNNPKAARSLLEFRYKTLPEALQRGQEVDCEGAFYPIATIDGTESCDLWQHSNLQLHVGTAVAYGIWHYVKNTGDLEFLYSKGAEMLIQISRFYASRGQWGQRTGEYGYFGVMGPDEFQLMVNNNCYINLMAQKLFEYTLETVALMKAETPEEYAAVIAATALRDEELDDWDHKRAHMKIPFDPGSGLYEEHDGFFDMPHLDIHSIPVSEFPLYANWSYDRLYRYDMIKQPDVLMFMFLYNGQFSRETKLANYEYYEPRCIHESSLSPSIHSILASELGKSEEAYRFFEFAMRLDLDNYNRNTREGLHTTSIAAAWMNIVYGFGGMRSDGDCLSFRPVLPQKWTAYSFQVMCRGVLLGITVNAESVSFRAVNGGSTEVLIYDQRVTVDKAGIELPLAEGMTV, encoded by the coding sequence ATGGCAAAGGTAGCAGATCCATATCTGAAGGTCGATCCATGGGCAATTATTGAAGAGGGCTTTGATCCGGAACGAAACCGGACTTCAGAATCGATTTTTTCACTGGGCAATGAGTATATGGGAGTGCGGGGGTATGCGGACGAGGGCTACAGCGGGGATTCCTTGCCGGGCAGCTATTTCAACGGGCTGAATGAGCAGATGAAGGTTGGCAATCATTATAAGGGCATTATCCGGTCGCTGCGCTACATGGTCAATGCCGTGGACTGGCTGCATACCCGGATCTCGGTGGACGGTGAACCCCTGGATCTGGCGCACTCCCGCATAGAGGCGTATACGCGCAGACTGGATTTCCGGACAGGAACCTATACACGGGAGTTCATCTGGCTGCTGGCGGACGGGAAAAAGCTGAAGCTCTGCTTCACGCGGCTGGTAAGTATGACTCTGTCCCATCTGGGGATGCAGCAAATCACTTTCACGCCGCTTAATTTCTCGGGAAAGGTGGATATTCGTACTGGCCTTGACTTCGGCATGATCCATGAGGAACACGGCCAGAGCATGTGGAAAGAGCAGCAGCGCGGCGGGGAAGGGGCGGTTACAGCCATTATGGCCAGCACGCTGACAACCGGAAATCAGCTGTTCTCGGGCTTTGTCCTGAAGTCTTCGCAGGCGCTGCTGCATACGGAGCTTGTGGAAGAGGACGGCTATACCGGGCGGCAATTCTCTCTGAATCTCTCTGAGGGAGAGCAGGCATCCTTCACAAAGCTTGTGGTCAATGTGACGGGCAGCGGGGCTGCACACACAGCAGACGGTCTCTGGGCCGAAGGCATGGAGCTTGCAGCAGCGGCGGACCGGCTGGCGGAGGAAGAGGTGCTTGCCGACCAGGCCGCCTATTGGAGCAGTATCTGGGCAACCAGTGATATCCGGATTGAGGGTGACCCGGAGAATCAGCAGGGCATCCGTTTTTGTATTTTTCAGCTGTATCAGACCTATCACGGGGATCATCCCGGATATAATATCGGTGCCAAAGGGCTGACGGGCGAAGCCTACCGTGGCCTTGCCTTTTGGGATACGGAGTCTTATTGCCTGCCGTTCTATCTGTTTAATAATCCCAAGGCGGCCCGCAGTCTGCTGGAATTCCGCTACAAGACGTTGCCGGAGGCGCTGCAGCGCGGGCAGGAGGTGGATTGCGAGGGGGCTTTTTATCCGATTGCCACAATAGACGGAACAGAGAGCTGTGACCTGTGGCAGCACTCCAACCTGCAGCTTCATGTCGGGACAGCGGTCGCCTACGGCATCTGGCATTATGTGAAGAACACCGGCGACCTGGAATTCCTCTACAGCAAAGGCGCCGAGATGCTGATACAGATCAGCCGTTTCTACGCATCCCGCGGCCAGTGGGGTCAACGCACCGGGGAATACGGATATTTCGGCGTGATGGGGCCGGACGAATTCCAGCTGATGGTTAACAATAACTGTTACATCAATCTGATGGCCCAGAAGTTATTCGAATATACGCTCGAAACGGTAGCCCTAATGAAGGCGGAGACGCCGGAGGAATATGCGGCGGTTATAGCGGCTACTGCGCTCCGCGACGAGGAACTGGATGACTGGGACCACAAGCGAGCGCATATGAAAATCCCGTTTGATCCGGGCAGCGGCCTTTATGAGGAGCATGACGGCTTCTTCGATATGCCGCACCTGGATATTCATTCGATTCCGGTGTCCGAGTTCCCGCTCTATGCCAACTGGTCTTATGACCGGCTGTACCGTTACGATATGATCAAGCAGCCGGATGTGCTGATGTTCATGTTCCTGTACAACGGGCAGTTCTCCCGCGAGACCAAGCTGGCGAATTATGAATATTATGAACCGAGATGTATTCATGAGTCCTCGCTCTCGCCGTCGATTCACTCGATTCTGGCCAGTGAGCTGGGCAAATCGGAGGAAGCGTACCGGTTCTTCGAGTTCGCCATGCGCCTGGATCTGGACAACTATAACCGCAATACCCGGGAAGGGCTGCACACCACATCGATCGCCGCAGCGTGGATGAACATCGTCTACGGCTTCGGGGGGATGCGCTCGGATGGAGATTGTCTGTCCTTCCGGCCGGTGCTGCCGCAGAAGTGGACCGCTTACAGCTTCCAGGTGATGTGCAGGGGCGTACTGCTGGGTATTACGGTAAATGCAGAGTCGGTTTCCTTCAGAGCAGTCAATGGCGGAAGCACAGAGGTGCTGATCTATGATCAGCGGGTGACCGTAGATAAAGCAGGAATCGAGCTTCCTCTCGCTGAAGGGATGACTGTGTGA
- a CDS encoding NAD(P)-dependent oxidoreductase, translating to MHFRRLFHMNILILGATGRVGSHIVTHALQDGHHVTVLVRNPEKVQPLHANLTILQGNVLNQEDVARAVNGKDVVISALNTDGTTTLTDSMPFIIGAMYEEGIERIITVGTAGILQSELSPELLRYQSSESKRRSTRAAEEHEQAYRLLERSTLKWTIVCPTALLEGERIGTYRVRRDILPGGGTEISVADTAEFTYSQIDAGDFIRSRVGIAY from the coding sequence ATACACTTCAGGAGGTTATTTCATATGAATATATTGATTCTTGGTGCCACTGGCCGGGTGGGGAGCCACATTGTTACCCATGCTCTTCAGGATGGACATCATGTTACAGTGTTGGTCCGTAACCCGGAGAAGGTTCAGCCGCTCCATGCCAACCTGACGATCCTCCAAGGTAATGTTCTTAATCAAGAAGATGTTGCCCGGGCAGTGAATGGAAAGGATGTAGTTATTAGTGCATTGAACACCGATGGGACAACCACGCTTACAGACAGTATGCCTTTTATCATCGGAGCCATGTATGAGGAAGGGATAGAGCGCATTATTACCGTAGGAACTGCGGGCATTCTTCAAAGTGAGCTTTCCCCGGAACTCCTGCGTTACCAATCCAGCGAATCTAAACGCAGGTCAACCCGTGCTGCAGAAGAACATGAACAAGCCTATCGCTTGCTGGAGCGATCGACTCTGAAATGGACCATTGTGTGCCCAACCGCTCTGCTGGAAGGAGAACGCATAGGGACCTATCGTGTGAGACGAGATATTTTGCCCGGAGGCGGTACTGAAATATCTGTAGCGGATACAGCAGAATTTACTTATAGTCAAATTGATGCTGGCGATTTCATAAGATCCCGTGTAGGTATAGCTTACTGA
- the nirB gene encoding nitrite reductase large subunit NirB produces the protein MAAEREKLVLIGNGMAGVGTIEQILKLGGAYDITVFGSEPHPNYNRIMLSYVLEGSKTIEDIILNDLGWYEDNHITLHTGTTVTRIDEQNKLILTDNGLAVPYDKAIIATGSNSFILPVPGSTKDGVVGFRDIADCDAMLEAAKQYRTAAVIGGGLLGLEAAKGLVNLGMDVTVVHLLEDLMERQLDRTASSMLQAELTRQGVKFAMGKQTVELTGEERVTGLRFSDGSELPAEFVVMAVGIKPNVQLAKDSGITVNRGIVVDDYMQTSMSDVYSVGECTEHRGTCYGLVAPLFEQGMVLAKHLSGVQTPGYEGSVVATKLKISGVDVFSAGEFTETPEHTVISAKDEWKRTYKKILLKDNVIVGAVLFGDVTESANLQKLVKNSTEMTNEIYDEVMGTSCCGGGGAKKGMSVEAMADEEIVCGCNGVTKKAIVDAVTENGFTTVDEIKACTGATRSCGGCKPVVEQILQFVLGDSFQQGAKQGICSCTSLGRDEIVAEITAKGLRTTKEVMNVLDWKQAEGCSKCRPAVNYYLGMIYPDTHEDEKESRFVNERMSANIQKDGTYTVIPRMYGGVTTPEDLKRIADVSLKYDVKVVKVTGGQRLDLIGVKKEDVPKVWEELDMPSGYGYAKSLRTVKTCVGSQFCRFGTQDSMGMGAMLERKYERLDMPAKFKMAVNGCPRNCAESCTKDIGIVGNDGGWEVFIGGNGGIKPRIADAFCKVKTDEELVEVCSAVIQYYRETGNYLERTSEWVERMGLEHIQTVVMGNDDNRKELAARIDFALAQVSDPWKKMLDDKNTRTALFEETQV, from the coding sequence GTGGCAGCGGAAAGAGAAAAGTTAGTGCTGATTGGGAATGGCATGGCGGGAGTAGGCACTATTGAGCAAATTCTGAAGCTGGGCGGCGCTTATGATATTACTGTCTTCGGCAGTGAGCCGCATCCCAACTATAACCGGATTATGTTGTCCTATGTACTTGAAGGCAGCAAAACGATTGAAGACATCATTCTCAACGATCTCGGGTGGTATGAAGATAATCATATTACACTGCATACCGGCACAACGGTTACCCGGATCGATGAACAGAACAAACTAATATTGACCGATAATGGACTGGCGGTTCCTTACGATAAAGCAATTATTGCAACAGGCTCGAATTCTTTCATTCTACCCGTACCCGGCAGCACTAAGGATGGGGTAGTCGGCTTCCGCGATATCGCGGACTGCGATGCGATGCTGGAAGCGGCGAAGCAGTACCGCACGGCGGCTGTTATCGGCGGAGGACTGCTGGGTCTGGAAGCGGCGAAGGGCCTGGTCAATCTGGGCATGGATGTTACTGTTGTGCATCTGCTGGAGGATCTGATGGAGCGTCAGCTGGACCGTACCGCTTCTTCAATGCTGCAGGCAGAGCTTACGCGTCAAGGTGTGAAATTCGCCATGGGCAAGCAGACGGTTGAACTGACCGGCGAAGAACGGGTTACCGGTCTGCGCTTCAGTGACGGCAGTGAGCTGCCGGCAGAGTTTGTCGTGATGGCTGTTGGAATCAAGCCGAATGTGCAGCTTGCGAAGGACAGCGGAATTACCGTTAACCGCGGGATCGTAGTTGACGATTATATGCAGACTTCTATGTCAGATGTGTATTCTGTCGGCGAATGTACAGAGCACCGGGGTACCTGCTACGGACTCGTTGCACCGCTATTCGAGCAGGGCATGGTTCTCGCCAAGCATCTGTCCGGTGTTCAGACTCCGGGCTATGAAGGTTCAGTTGTAGCAACCAAGCTCAAAATTTCCGGGGTAGATGTATTCTCCGCTGGTGAATTCACCGAAACGCCGGAGCATACCGTCATTTCTGCCAAGGATGAATGGAAGCGAACCTACAAGAAGATTTTACTTAAGGATAATGTGATTGTCGGTGCCGTTCTGTTCGGTGATGTAACGGAATCTGCCAACCTGCAGAAGCTTGTGAAAAACAGCACAGAGATGACCAATGAAATCTATGATGAGGTTATGGGTACAAGCTGCTGCGGCGGAGGCGGAGCCAAGAAAGGCATGTCTGTCGAAGCAATGGCCGATGAAGAGATCGTCTGCGGCTGCAACGGCGTAACGAAAAAAGCGATTGTAGATGCTGTTACGGAGAACGGCTTCACTACCGTGGATGAGATCAAAGCCTGCACGGGGGCAACCCGCTCCTGCGGCGGCTGTAAGCCAGTGGTGGAGCAAATTCTGCAATTCGTTCTCGGAGACAGCTTCCAACAGGGCGCCAAGCAGGGAATCTGCAGCTGCACCTCGCTTGGTAGGGATGAGATCGTAGCCGAGATTACGGCAAAAGGCCTTCGGACCACCAAGGAAGTGATGAATGTCCTGGACTGGAAACAGGCAGAAGGCTGTTCCAAATGCCGCCCGGCAGTGAACTATTATCTGGGGATGATCTATCCGGACACACACGAGGACGAGAAGGAATCCCGGTTCGTCAATGAACGGATGAGCGCCAATATTCAGAAGGACGGAACTTATACAGTTATACCGCGGATGTATGGCGGGGTGACCACACCTGAGGATTTGAAGCGGATTGCTGATGTGTCCCTGAAGTATGATGTGAAGGTTGTGAAGGTAACGGGCGGACAACGTCTTGACCTGATCGGTGTCAAAAAAGAAGATGTACCTAAGGTGTGGGAGGAGCTGGATATGCCGTCCGGCTATGGTTATGCGAAGTCGCTGCGTACGGTAAAAACTTGCGTGGGTTCGCAGTTCTGCCGCTTCGGCACACAGGATTCCATGGGCATGGGTGCTATGCTTGAGCGTAAATATGAGCGGCTGGATATGCCGGCCAAGTTCAAGATGGCGGTTAACGGCTGTCCGCGTAACTGTGCAGAATCCTGTACGAAGGATATCGGGATTGTCGGCAATGACGGCGGCTGGGAAGTGTTCATCGGCGGTAACGGCGGGATTAAGCCGCGCATCGCAGATGCCTTCTGCAAGGTGAAGACCGACGAGGAACTGGTTGAGGTCTGCTCCGCTGTTATCCAGTACTACCGTGAGACCGGCAATTACCTGGAGAGAACCTCCGAATGGGTAGAGCGTATGGGTCTTGAGCATATCCAGACTGTGGTTATGGGTAATGACGACAACCGTAAAGAGCTTGCGGCACGTATTGACTTTGCCCTGGCCCAGGTGAGTGATCCTTGGAAAAAAATGCTGGATGACAAAAACACCCGTACTGCGCTGTTCGAAGAGACACAGGTATAG